The genomic window TTTCTCAAAGGATAAATGGAGGCGAATCAATTGACAGGCAATTCGCCTTGTGCTACGCTTCATTTTTAACGTGCCACACGGAGGTGACCATGTCCGGGTTAGTGCGATTCGGAGTTTCCCTCGATGGGGATCTGCTTAAGAGGTTCGATGAGCTTATCAGGGAGAAGAGCTACTCCAACCGGTCCGAGGCGTTCCGGGACCTGATACGGCAGGAGCTCATAGCAAGGGAATGGGAGGTCGGAGAAGAGGTCGCCGGGGCGATAACGCTGATCTACGACCATCATCACCGGGAACTCCTGAACAAGGTGACGGACCTTCAGCACGATTATCAACGCAGCATCATATCCACACAGCACGTCCACCTCGATCACAACAATTGCCTGGAGATAGTCGCCGTCAGGGGGAAGCCCGATGAGGTCCGCCGCCTATCGGACATGTTAAGGGCGATCAAGGGCATAAAACACTGCACACTGAGCATGTCCAGCACAGGGAAAGAGCTGGGGTGAGGAACGGTCGTCTGTCGTTCTTTCGAGGTCCCAGGGGAGGATAAGAGTATGATGAGGAGCATCCTTTGCGTCGTCTTCGCGGTGGTGGTGTGGTTCGGCTCCGGCAGCTATGCCGCCGGCGCGTCCGTGGAACTGTTCTCGCCGGAAGGTTCGGTCAAGGACATCCGCCAGGTGACGGCCAGGTTCTCGGAACAGATGGCGGCATTTGGCGACCCTCGCCCGTCGGACCCGTTCACCGTGCAGTGCCCCGGGAAAGGGCAGGGCCGTTGGATCGACGGGAAGAACTGGTCCTACGACTTCGATGAGACCCTCCCCGCCGGCGTGTCCTGCACCTTCACCTTGAGGCAGAACCTGAGGACCCTCGCGGGAGCGGCGGTTACGGGCAGGAGGACCTTCACGTTCAATACCGGTGGGCCCTCGGTCCGCGAATCGGATCCCTGGGCGGACAGCAACGAGGTGGAGGAGGGGCAGACGTTCCTCTTCCGGCTCGACGCACCGGCCACGGAGGCATCGATGATGAAGAACGTCTCCTGTTCCATCGAGGGTGTCCGCGAACGGGTCGGCATACGGCTGATCACAGGCGAAGAGAGAAAGAGAGTTTTGCGTGAGATGGGTGTCTCGAAGAAGGAACAGGACAGCGCCGTGCTCTTTCAGTGCAGGCAGGCCTTTCCTCCAGGGGCGCATGTGAAGATCGTGTGGGGCAGGGGTGTGGCGTCGAGAAGCGGCGTGGCAACGACAAAGGACCAGGTCCTCTCCTACCGGGCCCGGGGGCCTTTCACCGCGAAGTTCCGGTGCATGAAGGAAAAGCCCCAGGGAGGATGCAT from Syntrophorhabdus sp. includes these protein-coding regions:
- the nikR gene encoding nickel-responsive transcriptional regulator NikR — translated: MSGLVRFGVSLDGDLLKRFDELIREKSYSNRSEAFRDLIRQELIAREWEVGEEVAGAITLIYDHHHRELLNKVTDLQHDYQRSIISTQHVHLDHNNCLEIVAVRGKPDEVRRLSDMLRAIKGIKHCTLSMSSTGKELG